In a genomic window of Leptolyngbya sp. SIO1E4:
- a CDS encoding MotA/TolQ/ExbB proton channel family protein, translating into MNITELFARGGIAMWPLLFLSILAFGTIIDRIWFWSRILTKEREVSGRVLEAARREWSAATEISQRANRLPMGRFLYSALSLETPDPEVFRLALETAAEEELTVMRRGEKVLEAVIALSPMLGLLGTVLGLINSLGSIQLSDLASDSTSGTVLGIGEALISTAGGLVIAIVSLAFYRLFQGFVFGQAKVFRQSGSELELLYRQAWSARQRRRQPPAKPAAKVQSSHES; encoded by the coding sequence TTGAACATCACTGAGCTGTTTGCCCGTGGCGGAATTGCCATGTGGCCTCTCCTGTTTCTATCCATTCTGGCGTTTGGCACCATCATTGACCGCATCTGGTTTTGGTCCCGCATTCTAACCAAAGAACGAGAAGTTTCGGGTCGAGTGCTCGAAGCTGCCCGTCGAGAATGGTCAGCTGCAACCGAGATTTCTCAACGGGCCAATCGATTACCGATGGGACGATTTCTGTATTCTGCCCTGTCCTTAGAAACGCCTGACCCAGAAGTATTTCGGCTAGCGCTAGAGACCGCTGCTGAGGAAGAACTGACAGTGATGCGGCGGGGAGAAAAGGTATTGGAGGCTGTGATTGCCCTATCACCGATGTTGGGGCTGCTTGGGACAGTCTTAGGACTGATTAACTCATTGGGATCGATTCAGCTCTCAGACTTAGCCAGCGACAGTACCTCAGGGACGGTACTGGGGATTGGTGAAGCCTTAATTAGCACCGCCGGAGGATTGGTGATTGCGATTGTGAGTCTCGCGTTTTATCGCTTGTTCCAAGGGTTTGTCTTCGGACAGGCTAAGGTATTCCGGCAGTCTGGCAGTGAGCTAGAACTGCTCTATCGCCAAGCCTGGTCAGCCCGCCAACGCCGTCGTCAACCGCCCGCTAAGCCTGCTGCTAAAGTCCAGAGTTCCCATGAAAGTTGA
- a CDS encoding diguanylate cyclase, translating into MVSASGYFIDWSQLASELDFEVISNANSPLLEQINCAGNSFSELIAPLNRDTCQQVIRQVKRQLLVVNQTLAMLEGQTFDAILLDMLQACAFKVGDMLNADRTTIFLADKGRQELWSTVATGEGPNSNVEIRLPWNQGIAGEVARTQKTVNVPFDFYDDPRSTAAKKLEEQTGYRTYTLLALPVLDSQGDLLAVLEVINKCRPDAPAEMPLADRIDPEGFSTVDAVTFFEFSDVFRLILESSRAFYLAARRQKAATILVKATQALNHSGPTLASTLKWVTKEVQNLLTADRSTIWLVDQERRDLWAELPSADGTLEEIRLPVGEGYVGKVAETGVILNIPCDLYQHPESKTARAIDQRSGYRTYSLLCMPIFDTGGTLIAVTQIVNKYRPGVSKTSVVHNAAGENVQDCFQASFNDDDEFFMLAFNIHAGVAIERALMYESLEAKVVARTQELQLKNQQLQREIEDRIKAEQALNTLNQQLTEMNRVDGLTQIANRRHFDKHIEMEWRRMRRSQSFLSLILCDIDCFKRYNDRYGHPAGDECLKKVAAAMGREVKRSGDLLARYGGEEFVIVLPSTGAEGAFHVAEFLRQAVLGLALPNEDSEVDTVVTLSLGVVTCVPKPPYTQFDLLKKADEALYEAKKQGRNRTVAGASF; encoded by the coding sequence ATGGTGAGCGCCTCAGGGTACTTCATTGATTGGTCGCAACTGGCCTCGGAGCTGGACTTTGAGGTGATTTCTAACGCCAATTCGCCGCTATTAGAGCAAATTAATTGCGCTGGCAACTCTTTTTCTGAGCTGATAGCTCCTTTAAATCGAGATACTTGCCAACAGGTGATTCGCCAGGTGAAGCGGCAGCTTCTGGTGGTCAATCAAACCCTGGCAATGTTGGAGGGGCAAACATTCGATGCCATTTTGCTAGACATGCTGCAGGCTTGTGCTTTTAAAGTTGGCGATATGTTGAATGCTGATCGCACCACGATTTTTCTGGCGGATAAGGGGCGACAAGAGTTGTGGTCAACGGTAGCCACCGGTGAAGGGCCTAACTCTAACGTTGAAATTCGCTTGCCTTGGAACCAAGGGATTGCTGGGGAAGTTGCCCGAACTCAAAAAACGGTCAACGTGCCCTTCGACTTTTACGATGATCCGCGATCGACGGCGGCTAAAAAGCTAGAAGAGCAGACCGGCTACCGTACCTACACCTTACTGGCCTTGCCTGTGCTAGACAGCCAGGGAGATCTGCTGGCCGTTCTTGAGGTGATCAACAAATGCCGTCCCGATGCCCCAGCAGAGATGCCCTTGGCTGATCGGATTGATCCCGAAGGTTTTAGCACGGTAGATGCAGTCACGTTCTTTGAATTCTCCGATGTGTTTCGGCTGATCTTAGAAAGTTCACGGGCGTTTTATCTGGCTGCTCGGCGGCAAAAAGCAGCGACGATTCTGGTCAAGGCAACTCAAGCCCTGAATCACAGTGGGCCGACGCTTGCAAGTACCCTGAAATGGGTGACGAAAGAGGTGCAAAATCTCCTCACTGCAGACCGCAGCACCATTTGGCTGGTGGATCAAGAACGCCGTGATCTATGGGCTGAGCTTCCCTCTGCAGATGGCACCCTAGAGGAAATTCGGCTTCCGGTTGGGGAAGGCTATGTGGGCAAAGTGGCTGAAACCGGTGTGATTCTCAATATTCCTTGCGACCTTTACCAACATCCAGAGTCTAAAACAGCTCGGGCCATCGACCAGCGTAGCGGGTATCGGACTTACAGTTTGCTATGCATGCCCATTTTTGACACGGGGGGAACCCTGATTGCGGTCACCCAAATCGTTAATAAGTATCGCCCTGGCGTATCCAAAACATCCGTTGTGCATAATGCAGCAGGGGAAAACGTTCAAGATTGCTTCCAAGCGAGCTTTAATGACGATGATGAGTTTTTTATGCTGGCGTTCAATATTCATGCAGGTGTTGCCATTGAACGTGCGTTGATGTATGAGTCGCTAGAAGCCAAAGTGGTGGCTCGCACCCAAGAACTCCAGCTAAAAAATCAACAGCTTCAGCGAGAAATTGAAGACCGCATCAAGGCGGAGCAGGCCCTTAACACCCTCAACCAGCAGTTAACAGAGATGAATCGGGTTGATGGGCTCACCCAAATCGCCAATCGACGTCATTTTGATAAGCACATCGAGATGGAATGGCGACGGATGCGACGGTCTCAGTCTTTTCTCTCTCTCATTCTCTGCGATATTGACTGCTTTAAGCGTTACAACGATCGCTACGGCCACCCGGCTGGTGATGAGTGTTTGAAAAAAGTGGCGGCTGCGATGGGTCGAGAAGTCAAGCGGTCTGGCGATCTCTTAGCTCGCTACGGCGGTGAAGAGTTTGTGATTGTTCTACCGAGTACAGGCGCTGAGGGAGCTTTTCATGTGGCGGAGTTCCTGCGCCAAGCTGTTTTGGGGCTCGCGCTTCCGAACGAAGATTCAGAGGTCGATACAGTGGTGACCCTGAGTTTAGGGGTGGTTACGTGTGTGCCTAAGCCACCGTATACCCAATTCGATTTACTCAAAAAAGCGGATGAGGCTCTCTATGAGGCCAAGAAACAGGGGCGCAACCGCACCGTTGCAGGGGCATCTTTCTAG
- a CDS encoding glutaredoxin family protein has product MKLVLYSKPGCHLCEGLQEKLEALAHLDFTLEIRDITTRPDWFAAYQYEIPVLCRVITTASAPHEEALPRLSPRAPLAKVEQMLQTYLNLDTAK; this is encoded by the coding sequence ATGAAATTAGTGTTGTACAGTAAGCCAGGATGTCACCTTTGTGAAGGGCTGCAGGAAAAATTAGAGGCGCTAGCCCATTTAGATTTCACTTTAGAAATCAGAGACATTACAACGCGACCAGACTGGTTTGCTGCCTACCAATATGAAATCCCGGTGCTTTGTCGGGTGATTACAACAGCGTCAGCCCCCCATGAAGAGGCCTTGCCGCGACTTTCCCCTCGGGCACCCCTGGCCAAGGTGGAGCAAATGTTACAGACATACTTGAACCTAGATACGGCAAAATAA
- the fabG gene encoding 3-oxoacyl-ACP reductase FabG, whose protein sequence is MQDHHVLITGGTGGLGRGVTTVALAQGAKLTLTYVHPQEVDRLRATLPASDLQRIQFVAADLSDEAAVISLIDSHARLDATIHLVGGFSMGPTPDFSYANWRREIELNLNTTFLVCKHSLRKMLTQDYGRIVTIGSRGAVQPAGQLAAYCAAKAGVVALTKAIADEAKGTGVTANVVLPSVIDTPANRDAMGDDGASQWVQPEALGNVICFLASEAAKDIRGAAIPVYGNA, encoded by the coding sequence ATGCAGGATCACCATGTATTAATCACCGGAGGTACCGGTGGGCTGGGGCGCGGGGTCACGACGGTGGCTTTAGCTCAGGGGGCAAAATTGACCCTTACTTACGTACACCCCCAAGAAGTTGATCGCTTGCGGGCAACGCTCCCTGCCTCTGATTTACAGAGAATTCAGTTTGTGGCGGCAGACCTCAGCGACGAAGCTGCTGTGATTTCGCTGATTGATAGCCACGCGCGGCTAGACGCCACGATTCACCTGGTCGGAGGCTTCTCAATGGGGCCAACGCCTGACTTCAGCTACGCCAATTGGCGGCGGGAAATCGAGCTGAATCTCAACACCACATTTCTGGTTTGCAAACATAGCCTGCGCAAAATGCTGACCCAAGATTATGGCCGCATTGTCACCATTGGCTCACGGGGGGCCGTACAACCAGCGGGGCAACTGGCAGCTTACTGTGCCGCCAAAGCAGGGGTGGTGGCGCTCACTAAAGCGATCGCCGATGAGGCTAAAGGCACCGGAGTTACGGCAAATGTGGTGCTGCCAAGCGTGATCGACACCCCGGCAAACCGTGATGCAATGGGGGACGACGGCGCATCCCAGTGGGTTCAGCCAGAGGCGTTAGGAAACGTCATTTGCTTTTTGGCCTCAGAAGCTGCCAAAGATATTCGAGGCGCTGCCATTCCGGTCTATGGCAATGCCTAA
- the cysH gene encoding phosphoadenosine phosphosulfate reductase, whose protein sequence is MVQCMTAPALSSVADLDLESLNREFETATPQEILCWAISTFPTGLAQTSAFSMLVTVDMLYRELKPNPPVPVLFLDTLHHFPETLETVDRATMRYGLDLHIYRAQGINSREEFAARYGEELWHTDVNRFHYLTKVEPLQRALVDLQVKAWITGRRRDQSASRQYMPILETDSDGKLKINPVANWTRKDVWNYVYKHKVIYNPLHDQGYTSIGDEPLTTPVGAGEHERAGRWRGSAKTECGIHL, encoded by the coding sequence ATGGTTCAGTGCATGACAGCTCCCGCTTTATCCTCTGTGGCTGATTTGGATCTAGAGAGCCTTAACCGCGAGTTTGAGACAGCCACTCCCCAAGAGATCCTATGTTGGGCGATCTCGACCTTTCCTACCGGGCTAGCGCAAACCAGCGCGTTTAGTATGCTGGTAACCGTTGATATGCTTTACCGGGAGCTGAAACCGAATCCCCCTGTTCCGGTGTTGTTTCTAGATACACTTCACCATTTTCCAGAAACGCTAGAAACCGTTGACCGAGCTACGATGCGATATGGTCTGGATTTACATATCTATCGGGCACAGGGCATCAACAGCCGAGAAGAGTTTGCCGCCCGCTACGGGGAAGAGCTGTGGCATACCGACGTTAATCGGTTCCACTATCTGACCAAGGTAGAACCCCTCCAAAGGGCACTGGTAGACCTGCAGGTCAAGGCTTGGATTACGGGTCGTCGCCGCGATCAATCGGCTTCTCGACAGTATATGCCCATCCTTGAGACGGATTCTGACGGCAAACTCAAGATTAATCCGGTCGCGAACTGGACTCGCAAGGATGTCTGGAACTACGTTTACAAACATAAGGTTATCTATAACCCTCTCCACGATCAGGGGTATACCAGCATTGGCGATGAACCGCTAACCACCCCTGTTGGGGCGGGTGAACATGAGCGAGCAGGTCGCTGGCGCGGCAGTGCCAAGACAGAATGTGGGATTCATCTGTAA
- a CDS encoding biopolymer transporter ExbD, with product MKVDLLETPSEDVRIEIIPLIDVIFCILTFFILAAVGLTRQQAIDLDLPSATTGNPLPPQGLGSNAVRRERLYVSVDAIGQVYLDQQPITLDLLSDILLQHQQVSPEGLIVLYAARDARYEDVIQVLDLLRSVGGDRVALATLPGEALDPQGTPQEGELFDLSPFPSGNDPSLNDPNLELPDNSNGFEGLPADPLEGLEGEESEGTE from the coding sequence ATGAAAGTTGATCTCTTAGAAACGCCTTCGGAAGACGTCAGAATTGAAATCATTCCCCTCATTGACGTCATCTTCTGTATTTTGACCTTTTTCATCCTGGCGGCTGTTGGGTTAACTCGCCAGCAAGCCATTGATTTAGATTTACCCAGTGCTACGACAGGGAACCCGCTCCCGCCGCAGGGATTAGGGTCTAACGCAGTTCGGCGAGAGCGGCTCTATGTCAGCGTCGATGCGATCGGTCAGGTCTATTTAGATCAGCAGCCCATTACCTTAGATTTGCTCTCCGACATTTTGCTACAGCACCAGCAGGTTTCCCCAGAAGGATTGATCGTGTTGTATGCCGCTCGGGATGCCCGCTATGAAGATGTAATCCAGGTACTCGATTTGTTGCGATCCGTTGGTGGCGATCGCGTAGCCCTCGCCACGCTCCCTGGAGAAGCCCTAGATCCTCAAGGGACGCCGCAAGAGGGTGAGCTGTTTGACCTGTCTCCTTTCCCCTCCGGCAATGACCCGAGCCTCAATGATCCAAACCTGGAGTTACCGGATAACTCAAACGGATTTGAAGGGCTTCCCGCTGATCCGCTCGAAGGTTTAGAGGGAGAAGAATCGGAGGGAACCGAATAA
- a CDS encoding 3'-5' exonuclease: MAKPIQRKGQSALLSTELLAYYRNVSQSLLTVVDVETTGSLPYRGARVIEVSILQASLADGLHHQETHLINPGVRVPPMITRVTGITQAMVSQGLFPEDVWPGCLDHLEIGVLTAHNLAFDYSFLQAEYRHLDHSFTRPVEQRLCTVLLSRLLLADLPSRSLPNLVEHFGFDVGPSHRAGADTRACWLLAERLLRQIQSEPEELLIERFGRQWIQLQDAAAILNCPQKMAQKLLDECGIESRLSKRKNRPLYRRGDVERIMKERDMAIF; encoded by the coding sequence ATGGCAAAACCGATCCAACGCAAAGGGCAGTCGGCCCTTCTCTCAACTGAGTTGCTGGCTTATTACCGCAACGTTAGTCAGTCTCTCCTTACGGTCGTAGATGTTGAAACGACAGGCTCACTGCCCTATCGGGGAGCGCGGGTAATTGAAGTCTCCATTCTGCAGGCCAGTTTGGCAGACGGTCTTCATCATCAAGAGACTCATCTTATCAATCCGGGTGTCCGAGTTCCCCCGATGATTACCCGCGTCACAGGCATTACTCAAGCGATGGTATCGCAGGGGCTTTTTCCAGAAGATGTCTGGCCTGGTTGTTTAGATCATCTGGAGATTGGGGTATTAACGGCCCACAACCTAGCGTTTGACTACAGCTTTTTGCAGGCAGAATATCGCCATCTCGATCATTCATTTACACGCCCAGTTGAGCAACGATTATGCACTGTATTGTTGTCTCGGTTATTGCTGGCTGATCTCCCTTCGCGCAGTCTGCCGAATCTAGTAGAGCATTTTGGCTTTGATGTCGGGCCTTCCCATCGAGCTGGAGCCGATACACGGGCCTGCTGGTTATTGGCCGAACGATTATTACGACAAATTCAATCAGAACCCGAGGAGTTGCTAATTGAGCGGTTTGGTCGTCAGTGGATTCAGTTACAAGATGCTGCGGCTATTTTGAACTGCCCTCAAAAAATGGCCCAAAAACTACTGGATGAATGTGGCATTGAAAGTCGTTTATCCAAACGAAAAAATCGTCCCCTTTACCGAAGAGGGGATGTAGAAAGAATCATGAAAGAGCGGGACATGGCTATTTTTTAG
- a CDS encoding serine/threonine protein kinase, with protein sequence MGSPNHLLGGRYRILRELGRGGFGYTYLAEDINRFNELCVLKEFFPQVDDNTALQKAKQLFEREAGVLYQLNHPQIPKFRELLRVQTGNRGRLFLIQDYVEGPTYQELLETRLKSGNRFSEPEVTQLLQRVLPVLEYLHSIGVIHRDIAPDNLILRNADGLPVLIDFGGVKKLATVVQQQVGASAVPTRLGKVGYAPEEQLETGQVTPSADFYALAVTALVLLTGESPQVLYDSYSKRWYWQEYVTLSPRLTKVLERMLAPRSRDRYGSAAAVMNALLTPDTYAVPTAAPSGGGFEPTIAVAPGAGTIPPSTIARPPTPTPQKPKHRANNRSGCLQAFLGLVLLLGTVGLVWWIASRWDPTGSVNPESVGSDNSEAVTPSPNPTFSREEQARKNSLRQRRESLQVDNRFLVRVTDQLFYGQFPERQGRPLTDRPEDEAVRSEWDSIANEVLDVLETHLSTQARQRLGSYAAENRDQWRQQVNQRFVSSRALYDLTDAKFAYLYPQNAAQDFIEQPIGQIWHGIADDRARAILAQERVEEIQFEQGRFSQSLRDRLEPGEGRVYVINLNAGQLMRLNLQAPPQGARLSVYVPDPSEEVPYLLEDSTERTWSGQLPQSGYYEIVVVSTQTAALDYALDIGADNVSSSPTASPSPSPTAPPTEPEELPRDRN encoded by the coding sequence ATGGGAAGCCCAAATCACCTGTTGGGGGGGCGTTATCGCATCCTGCGTGAGTTAGGACGCGGGGGGTTTGGCTACACCTATTTAGCAGAAGATATCAACCGTTTTAATGAGTTGTGTGTCTTAAAAGAGTTCTTCCCACAGGTAGATGACAACACTGCCTTGCAAAAAGCCAAGCAGTTATTTGAACGAGAAGCTGGGGTGCTCTATCAGCTCAATCATCCCCAAATTCCCAAGTTTCGCGAACTGTTGCGAGTGCAAACGGGCAATCGCGGTCGGCTGTTCCTCATTCAAGACTATGTGGAAGGCCCGACCTATCAAGAACTCTTAGAAACCCGCCTGAAATCAGGCAACCGCTTCTCAGAACCCGAAGTGACTCAACTGCTGCAAAGGGTGCTCCCCGTGCTGGAATATTTGCACAGCATCGGGGTCATTCACCGAGACATTGCACCCGACAACCTGATTTTGCGCAATGCAGACGGGCTGCCTGTCTTAATCGACTTTGGGGGCGTGAAAAAACTGGCCACGGTGGTGCAGCAACAGGTGGGGGCAAGTGCCGTGCCGACTCGCTTAGGCAAAGTGGGGTACGCCCCAGAAGAGCAGCTAGAAACCGGGCAAGTCACCCCAAGTGCAGACTTCTATGCTTTAGCCGTGACGGCATTAGTTCTCCTCACGGGGGAATCTCCACAGGTACTGTACGACAGTTACAGCAAGCGCTGGTATTGGCAAGAGTATGTCACCCTCAGCCCGCGTTTAACGAAGGTGCTAGAGCGGATGCTGGCCCCGAGATCGCGCGATCGCTATGGTTCGGCTGCAGCGGTCATGAACGCGCTTTTAACCCCTGATACCTATGCCGTCCCCACGGCTGCCCCGTCGGGTGGCGGCTTTGAGCCCACCATCGCAGTGGCCCCCGGTGCAGGCACGATCCCACCGAGCACCATCGCCAGACCGCCCACCCCCACCCCTCAAAAACCCAAACATCGAGCCAACAATCGTAGCGGCTGCTTACAGGCATTTTTAGGGCTCGTATTGCTCTTAGGAACGGTCGGGCTTGTTTGGTGGATTGCCAGCCGCTGGGATCCGACGGGGTCAGTCAACCCCGAATCGGTCGGTTCAGACAATTCAGAAGCAGTGACGCCCTCTCCCAATCCGACGTTCTCCCGAGAAGAGCAGGCCCGGAAAAACTCCCTGCGGCAACGACGAGAGTCCCTCCAGGTCGATAACCGTTTCCTGGTGCGCGTAACCGATCAGCTATTTTATGGCCAGTTTCCAGAAAGACAGGGGCGTCCATTGACCGATCGCCCTGAAGACGAAGCTGTGCGATCAGAGTGGGACAGCATTGCGAATGAAGTCTTAGACGTTTTAGAAACTCATCTCAGCACCCAAGCTCGTCAGCGTCTTGGCAGTTATGCTGCTGAAAATCGAGATCAGTGGCGGCAGCAGGTGAATCAGCGTTTTGTTAGCAGTCGGGCTTTGTATGATTTAACCGATGCTAAGTTTGCCTACTTATATCCTCAAAATGCTGCTCAAGACTTTATTGAGCAGCCCATCGGCCAGATTTGGCATGGCATCGCCGATGATCGGGCCAGAGCCATTTTGGCCCAGGAACGGGTGGAGGAAATTCAGTTTGAGCAGGGACGCTTTAGCCAGTCGCTCCGCGATCGCCTGGAACCGGGTGAAGGGCGCGTTTATGTCATTAATCTCAATGCAGGACAGCTGATGAGATTGAACCTGCAGGCCCCCCCACAGGGGGCACGATTGTCAGTGTATGTCCCCGACCCATCCGAAGAGGTTCCTTACCTGTTAGAAGATTCCACAGAACGTACCTGGTCTGGGCAATTACCTCAATCGGGGTACTACGAAATTGTGGTGGTTTCCACTCAAACAGCCGCACTCGATTATGCCTTAGACATTGGGGCTGATAATGTCAGCTCATCGCCCACCGCATCACCCAGCCCATCGCCTACAGCACCTCCTACCGAACCCGAGGAATTACCCCGCGATAGAAACTGA
- a CDS encoding CPBP family intramembrane metalloprotease: protein MAMPKPPPFERPKFRQLLTILGLLWLGALGVVRLSQGLGWLPLNFSEPIAILILYLLLFGGSSLWVVWQYRRHRINLRSLIGPWPSRRQWRTVLSLWVTLFIFSMGSFQVSYTLISWVWPEPVEAVLQQSLFLSAAETSVPWLYNTLLLGILVIGAPVLEEFLFRGFLLHRWGTRWPLAVAVMLSSGLFGLLHSNVIGLSAFGLVMALLYLRSRSLGLVVGIHSLNNAIAAGLEILTRLLGGGLTPSLDTFRANLWLGVMFLFVSTPFLVRFVRQNWRITQAPLPYFAHHNRTP, encoded by the coding sequence ATGGCAATGCCTAAACCCCCGCCCTTTGAACGCCCCAAATTTCGTCAACTGCTGACGATTCTAGGGTTGCTATGGCTAGGGGCGTTGGGGGTTGTCCGCCTTAGCCAGGGGCTGGGCTGGCTGCCCCTTAACTTCAGTGAGCCGATTGCCATCCTGATTCTTTACCTGCTGCTGTTTGGAGGCAGCAGTTTGTGGGTGGTTTGGCAATATCGCCGACACCGCATTAATCTGCGATCGCTGATTGGACCCTGGCCTTCCCGACGGCAATGGCGAACCGTTCTGAGTCTCTGGGTAACCCTGTTCATCTTTTCCATGGGATCGTTTCAGGTGTCTTACACCCTGATCTCTTGGGTCTGGCCTGAACCAGTCGAAGCTGTTTTACAGCAGTCTCTTTTCCTGAGCGCCGCAGAAACGAGCGTGCCCTGGCTTTACAACACGCTGCTGCTCGGGATTCTGGTCATAGGTGCGCCGGTGTTAGAAGAATTTCTCTTTCGGGGGTTCTTGCTGCATCGCTGGGGTACCCGTTGGCCCCTGGCAGTTGCGGTCATGCTGTCGTCAGGGTTGTTTGGTCTGCTCCATAGCAATGTGATTGGCTTATCCGCATTTGGGCTGGTCATGGCGCTGTTATATTTGCGCAGTCGTAGTCTGGGGTTAGTGGTCGGGATCCATAGTTTGAATAACGCGATCGCAGCAGGCCTCGAAATTTTGACCCGCTTATTGGGAGGAGGGCTCACCCCTTCCCTAGACACCTTCCGCGCCAACCTGTGGTTAGGGGTGATGTTTTTATTCGTGTCTACGCCGTTTTTAGTGAGGTTTGTGCGGCAAAATTGGCGGATTACTCAAGCGCCGTTGCCTTACTTCGCCCACCACAATCGCACTCCATAA
- a CDS encoding UDP-N-acetylmuramoyl-L-alanyl-D-glutamate--2,6-diaminopimelate ligase — protein sequence MDLQGLLAQLPQTWLASTALSTDHPAWSQPVKRLCTNSQACQPGDLFIGMPGTRVDGGEFWPGAIAAGAVAAFVSPEAFKNRPPAIHNPEALVIPLPDMAIACAEIAAVFYDAPAKAMQLVGVTGTNGKTTTTHLIEALLNQAGQPTALLGTLYTRWPGYQVTATHTTPFPVDLQADLAAARSAGCRSVVMEVSSHALAQKRVWACPFEVAVFTNLTQDHLDYHRTMEAYFAAKALLFSDRYLAGRAIINQDDPYGQRLLATLGAEQAWGYSVQDATAHLYTSDWVYGVSGVQGQLHTPLGTTPFSLPLVGQFNLSNMLAAIGAALQAGVTLDAVAACLPQFGGVPGRMERVVANPDLDISVIVDYAHTPDSLQNALTAARPFVPGRLICVFGCGGDRDRTKRPQMGRIAYDLADLAVVTSDNPRTEDPHQILDDILAGIPASLPAEQVICDRADAIQSAIAQAQPGDCVLIAGKGHEDYQILGTEKIHFDDREQARLALAQRS from the coding sequence ATGGATTTGCAGGGACTTTTAGCGCAGCTGCCCCAGACCTGGCTAGCGTCAACGGCGCTGTCGACCGATCACCCCGCTTGGTCGCAACCTGTAAAGCGGTTATGTACGAATTCTCAGGCCTGCCAACCAGGAGATCTGTTTATTGGTATGCCAGGAACCCGAGTAGATGGGGGAGAGTTTTGGCCAGGGGCGATCGCAGCGGGAGCTGTTGCTGCCTTCGTTTCTCCAGAGGCTTTCAAGAATCGCCCGCCCGCTATTCATAACCCAGAGGCGTTGGTAATTCCATTGCCGGATATGGCGATCGCCTGCGCAGAAATTGCCGCCGTCTTTTACGATGCCCCGGCCAAAGCGATGCAGCTGGTGGGGGTCACAGGCACCAATGGTAAAACTACGACGACTCACCTCATCGAGGCATTACTCAATCAGGCGGGGCAGCCCACGGCTCTGTTGGGCACCCTCTACACCCGCTGGCCGGGGTATCAGGTCACGGCAACTCACACCACTCCTTTTCCGGTGGATCTACAGGCAGATTTAGCGGCCGCCAGAAGCGCGGGCTGTCGCTCTGTGGTGATGGAGGTCAGTTCCCATGCCCTGGCGCAAAAGCGAGTTTGGGCATGCCCCTTTGAAGTCGCGGTATTTACCAACCTGACCCAGGATCACCTCGACTATCACCGGACGATGGAGGCATATTTTGCGGCTAAGGCCCTGCTCTTTAGTGATCGTTACTTAGCAGGCCGAGCCATCATCAATCAGGACGATCCCTATGGCCAACGACTCCTCGCCACCCTCGGGGCTGAACAGGCGTGGGGCTATAGTGTTCAGGATGCAACGGCCCATCTCTACACGAGCGATTGGGTCTATGGAGTCAGTGGCGTCCAGGGGCAGTTACACACTCCCTTGGGAACAACCCCTTTCTCCTTACCGCTGGTGGGGCAGTTTAACCTGTCAAATATGCTGGCGGCGATAGGCGCCGCTTTGCAGGCAGGGGTCACGCTAGATGCCGTAGCCGCCTGCTTACCCCAGTTTGGCGGAGTACCCGGGCGCATGGAGCGGGTGGTGGCGAACCCGGATCTAGACATCAGCGTCATTGTAGACTACGCTCACACCCCCGATAGTCTGCAGAATGCCCTGACGGCGGCTCGTCCTTTTGTTCCGGGTCGGTTGATTTGTGTCTTTGGCTGTGGCGGCGATCGCGATCGCACTAAGCGGCCTCAAATGGGACGCATTGCTTACGATCTGGCTGATTTAGCCGTTGTCACTTCCGATAACCCCCGGACAGAAGATCCTCACCAGATTTTGGATGACATTTTGGCGGGGATTCCGGCCTCTTTGCCCGCTGAGCAAGTTATCTGCGATCGGGCCGACGCGATCCAGTCCGCGATTGCCCAGGCTCAACCCGGTGACTGCGTGCTGATCGCAGGCAAGGGCCATGAAGATTACCAAATTTTAGGAACTGAGAAAATCCACTTTGATGATCGGGAACAGGCCCGCCTGGCACTGGCTCAAAGAAGTTAG